In Plasmodium vivax chromosome 14, whole genome shotgun sequence, the genomic window TCAAATGGATGTCTACTTTGAACCCGTTTTCCTTGAGTAGATAAATAGCTCGGATGCAATCCTGGAGAGTGCACTGCCGATTGactttcttcaaaatgaagtCATCTGTATGTTGTATGCCCAGTTGTACCCTCGTGCAGCCGTAAGAGCGTAACCGAATGAGCTCCTCTTTATTAATCTGGTCGGGTCTCGTCTCCAAAGTTAGGCCAATAATTCGGCAGTTGCTTGTTTCGTTAATTTCTTGCTCTTTCTCTAGGCTAAATTTTTCcctcctattttttaaaagggggtATATATTCGCTGCGTAGTAAACGTCCCTTATGAACTCCCTCTGGTATTCAACATCATAGCAGCTCCACGTGCCTCCCAAGACGAGTACCTCAATTTTGTCTGCCACATGTCCGTTGTTCACCAGGGTTGTGGTTCGATtgaaaaattggcaaatcACGTCGAAGTTATTCTGGTTGGCTCTCAAAATGGCTGGCTCGGTGGAGAGATACGATCTTGGCTGATTGGGTTCATTCGGACAGTAGTAACAATCATACTTGCAACTGAACTTGTGGGGGTGCGTAATGATCGTCACGACTAGCACTCCGCTGTTGGAGCGGACGCCCTTCCGTTTATTTATCTGCAAGAAGTGGACGCTCTCCTTGTCGAGGTCCTTGTAGTTCTTCATTTCCGTCGTCACGATCATGTTGGTGACGTTTTCCAGGACGAACTTCAcgtccttcccctttttgttcacCTCGATTTTGTCCTCGGAGGAGGAGGCGGCGGCGTCCGGGGGGTCCACcgtcttctcccccccggaGAGTACCTCCCGATGTAGGAAGTCCACCTGGTCGTCAGCTGCTCTCCCACGAGCGGCgttcccctcctcctcctcttcctccccgttGGTGGTGGCCTCTCCCCCGGCGTGGGAAACGTTTGACTGGTTGGTCGCATCGGATGTGTGCGAAGTGGAGGCAGCGTTGTGGATCTCCTCCACAGGGGAGGACAAGCCGTCCTTCTCCTTAGCGTTACGAGCGGCCTGCAAATAGTGGTGCTGCAGAGCCACACTAATCTGGTGCTTGGACGGGCacactttatattttttgcgcaaCTGAATACACAGATTGTGGTACtccgtttcgttttttatgtCCTTCCTCTTGGACCACAACTCGAAGGCAAACTTCTTGAAGCTCTCATTCTTTAGGATGTCATCATAGTAGCTGTCATTGTACTTGTAAAAGAATTCGTTCATCGTGGAGGAGTAGCATTCGTAGTGTCtcaattcatttttgttttttattttttttttgaaattctCAAAATTGGTAGGCTCGTAGCAGTACACCTTTGGGTAGATTTTATTCTCTTCATATTCGAGGGGGTAGTTGTGCTTGATTGCGTCGTTGATGTAGAAGTAGtctccctgggggggggtaGCAGTAGTACTCTCGTTGAGGGGTCCCCCTTGGtagcttcctcccccctctaCGTCTTCATCATCACTCGCTTCGCCCAGAATTTCGTCCACCCTCTCGTTGGGAAGTCTCCCGGGCGGGGTCAGTTCTCCCTCTGTGGTCATCCCTTCGGGGGTAGCTTTCCCGGAGGGAAGTTCCGTCTCGCACTGCCCCTCCCCCATCGgtttttcctccctctccctctccctttattttatttttcccctttttacttctcccaggtgaagaagcgccgCGCCTACATGCATACGCCTCTCTCACGGGGGCAGGGCGTTGTTCATGGCGGCTGCCCCCCGCGCGGGTAATTCCCCCAACGTTCAAAAtgaaggggtgaaaaagggggaaacaatgggaaaaatattgaaaaaaattgaaaaattattgaaaaattgtgaaaaaaattttaaaaaacaattcaGCGGCCGCTCATCAGCAACTCCGCAAAGATGACCAACCGTAAAAGTTGCATCCAATTTGAGCAACACGtgggggggaataaaaaatacaaattgttacatacatacatacatacatacatacatacatacatacatacatacatacatacatacatacatacatacatacatacatacatacatacattaCATACTTGCTTACCCCTCATGCGgttaatttcccccccgcgtaggcaaaaaaaaaaaacatagcaACGTTAACTGCTACAGTGCCGCAAACCGTCAACGTTGCAGCTCCGCGGTGCCGCATTTGCgctgcaaaatttttacctttaatCTACGCATCCATCACCGCGGCGGCAATTCCGTgtaggttttttttattttttggcgcCAAGGCCCGTGGTACACTTTCTCCCAAGAAAagatgtacatatgcaccgcataaacatacatatgcatcTCCCTTCggcatgcattttttttttctccatttcggGGAACACAGAAATGGGAGCAAACGCATTTCCGCGTTTCGCTTAGCTGCCTTCCCAAGTGGAAAcccttttggaaaaaaaatggggacgGAAAAAGCGGCAGGGGAGAGGAGCAGCTTTGCGTGACAAGACCgacctgacccgttcataagtttttccccccccccccaaaaaaaaaaaaaaaaaaaagaagtcaACAGGTACACCAAAAAGGACGTCAAAAGTGCGCCATAGCGAAGCCACAAATCTTAAGTGAACGCTCGACCGGATGAACGGTACCCCCGCGTGAGTTAACCAGCTTGTTTTCCCATATTGGGCATTCCCTGTGCGCCCGCCGACCGGCCCCTCCACATATGCTCGTAGCGGGGGGTGTCCGATGGAGAGGCCAGAAACTGAAGGGCTGCTTACACAGCTGGGGAGGACAAATACGCAGACAGATCAGTGACAAAATAACCAAAGAAGTAATAACGCACAGTTAtgataggaaaaaatatgaacagaaTGTACACATGTACGACACGTGCAAAAGCTATGTGGACGCCAAACAGAAGACCTTTTACGACTACCTTAAGGAGGAGACGCCCATACTACTGCCCACCAtacggggggggcggcatGCTCCCCCTCGGAAAAGGAACAAGGGGGATGAAGTGGAACTGGGTGGCTGCACACAAGGAGGGACCCCAACGGGAGGGCACTGTGACCCCACGGGGAGTGAACAGGTAAAGGTAAAATACCTGTGCGAGTACAAAAAGTGGAGTAGGCTCAtaagcaaaaggggcagcaaTAATCGTGCGGTCGAGGAAGACGCAGAAGGGGAAATCCATATGGCCGCCGCGAActatgaagaggaaaagacgGGGGAAAAACTCACACATGAGATAGCCCCACAGATTAGCGGCGAAAAGAAGAACCACATGAGTGATGCTCTAACGCACACCCCCGATGGGCTTACACACATCAGTGACGAGCTAAAGCACATACGCATCGACAACAGTAAGCTGTTCCGCCCAAGTGAGAAGGCGGAAGGATGCCTCGAAATGAAGGTAACCGAGTACTGCTGGCACGAAGGGCTGTGCAGCTCCAGATTCGCTTTCAACAATTTGAGGAGAGGCATCATCCAAGTCAACGGTCAGGTAGTGTTCCAAAATGTATCAATTTCCCCGGGGAAGGACAGGGTGGAGCTAACCAAAGCTGGCAGAGAACTCCTGAGGAACAAAAACGTAACCATCATTTTGAACAAGCCAAAATATTACCTGTCCATTTTGAATGACCACAagacaaataaaaaactgcTAGCCAGAAATTTAAtaagaaatgaaaataaattcattgaGGAGGAACACAAATGTAtgagttattttattaacagAAATTTGAACATCGAAAAGGTCAATAAGTTATATGTGTGTGGAAGGCTGGATGCCAACTCCACTGGCCTCCTAGTCTTTACGCAGAATACCCTCATCTGCAGTTATTTGCTAAACAGGTACAAATACCTAGTGGAAAAGGAATACATAGTCGAAGCGGCCGACCCGATAGAAGAAGTTCATATGAAACGTTTGCGCGAAAATGCCCTGGTGGATGGTAAGCTGATATATAAATGCCGCATACAGTACGTGGACTGCTTTACGCTGTCCTTTACGCTTTACCAGggttttcataaaattattaggAAGCTGTGCCTCCTTTCCAACATCAAAATTAGGGCCCTGCACAGGGTCAGGATTGGTGGCATTCACCTGAAGGGTTTGCCCCTCGGCAAGTGGCGCTTCCTCATGCCCAAcgagtctttttttttgtaaaaatggggggaagaactacatgggggggagaagctgcaTGGTGGGAAGAAGCTTCAAtggggtgaagaagctacatggggggaagaactaCATGGGGGGGACGCACCTTCTCGAAGTTGacaacaaatgggggaactTTCTCCAACGAGGGTATCTCTCCCCTTTGCAGGATGAGTTTTCCCCGCTGGCGGTTCAGTGACGTGATTAGCGACGAGCTTAGTGACCCGCTTAGTGTTGCTCGCTTTTACCCCTGTGGAAATTGCTTCGCCTGAACGGTGTTCTTTTCCCACCGCTTTACCTGTacggtatttttttttccacccgctttacctgaacagtttttttttttttccaccgctTGCACCCCATTGTGCAGGTTTTTTGCCCcgttttggctgttttttttttttttttttttaacgacgCGGAAGttgcctgacccgttcaggcactttttaacatttctcCCGTTTGGGCATGCCCCCGCGAAGGCGCTTTCTCGCGAGTGATATTTCTTTAAAgagttctccttttttgcgcaaaactGTGAGATAATTCCGCAGTAGGAATAGAGCTTCCCCGCTCGCAATAGGCACAAACGTAAAGAACAAAAGGCGAACGTGTGTAGAGGGGGCGCCGATTACTCTCGCAACTGCAGCTTCCTATCTTACCATGTAGTCCCCCTCCACACACACTCCCCCCTCCAAAAGGACGTCGAACCAAATGCGACCATGTTCAACATATATACTCGCGGATTCTCCAAGAAGGCCGGTTGGTCGTGGATAAAAAAcaggaggggaaggaaaaaaatactttcATTTGCATACCCGCCGAAGGAAAGAAGCAGCATCGTGAAGCTGACGGACGAAAGTGACAAGCTAGTGTTCGTATGCAACGGAAAATTAAGAAACTCCTTCATGACAACGGTGAAAAGTAtgaaagaaacaaaatgtgTAGTGAAGAACGACACCATTTGCACGCCATGTTTGGTGGTATCAAAGGCGAAGTGCCACACCCTACTGGAGAGCTTCACCTACGATGAGATTCTTCACTTGGAAAAATTGGCACCCCGCATTTTGCAAGCGTTTGAAGAGGCGCAAAGCAGGGTACAGCAAGATGGGCAAAACAGAGTGCTCAGTAAGcacgaagcggtgaagttTAGGCTGGTCGAGTAGCGTCATCCTGGAGGGCCCCATGGCGAGGGTGTGGGGGGGACACTCTTACGCATGTTTATgtcaagggggggggtgcacaGGGAAAGTCCTCCACCAGGTGGGTAACCACGCAGGTAGctaaacggggaaaaaaaaaaaaaaagataccaCACTGTGAAGATTGCGAAGTGGCGAAATTGCGAAATTGCGAAGTTGCGAAGTGGCGAAATTGCGAAGTTGCGAAGTGGCGAAATTGCGAAATTGCGAAGTTGCGAAGTGGCGAAATTGCGAAGTTGTGAAGACTCGCTAACCCCTCGCCTGGAACCAGCTGGTAAAGCTCGCTTACGCCGGAGGCAAATCATTTGTGATAAGGGGCCATTTCCATGTTAGGGAGGCTGCTCTTGGGAATTTTCTCCAGCGAAGGAATGGCCTTCACCACGGAGGAGGAGTACTTGGTTTCTTTCGCCTGCAGAAGGAAGTCGCCTTTGGCTTCGCTGGGCAGGGCCAGGGAAGAACTGGCTGCGCGTCTCCGCCGGTTGGCGTGGATTGGGTactcctttttgaagaaggacgccgtggaagaagcggacgaggaggaggaagcggaggaagtagacgaagcagacgaagcagacgaagcGGACGCGGTGGAAGACGAACGGGGAGGGGCACCCCCCTCGCTGATAGAGTCCCcctcaaaaattttattccccTTATAACTTTTCTTCGTCATTTTGATGTGCAACTCCCcagtgtattttttcctcgAAATTTTGGTGAGGTCTGTTAAAACGGCATCGCTCAGTTTGACTTGGAAGAGCTTGTCTTTGATTACGCAGCGGACGTAATGCACATTCACGTCCACTTGGATAAGGGAGCTGCAGAGGTACTTGGGGAGGAAGAGCTTCAGAAGGGTGTGCTTGCTGCTGGAGTACTCGTCGAAGAGGAACTTGTAGTGCCCTGCGCGGTGTAGAGAAGCGGTGTGGCGGAGCGGTGTAGCGAAGGGGTGTAGCGAAGCGGTGCAGCGAAGTGGTGGGTCGTTTAGCAGCGCATTAGTGTGGCAACGCATCAGTGTGGCATCACATCAGTGTAAGCGCGCACACCTTCGTTGCACTGGCGAATGTCCCCCTCGTCAGTGTAGACGGGCGGCACGTCCCTCGGGGGCCTCCCCTTCCGCTCATCCGTCTGCGCGTTCTGTACTTCTTCCCTCTCTATCTCCTCGTAAATTTCCTTTCTCTGATTGATACTGTCGTAGTGCTCGCTGTGCCcactccccttttgcttctgTTTCTCCCTTTCGTCTTGTAAAGAGTTCCTAACGGTTTCGCTCCTCTGTCTAGCCATTATCCTATCTGACGTGAGGATGTCGGAGCCATCTAAAACTTGCAGCTGCTCCAGGTGTAGAACGACGAACAGCTTTAAGTGTTGCCACTTCGCACAGGGGTTGCCCATGAGGTACAGCTCTCTCAGGTTTTCATTCCTCTTCAAGTTCTTCACAGATGCTTCGATGGATAACACGTCGATGAAGTTTAGGGTCAAGTCCAGctgagggggagaagcaaatcgGTTGTGTGTGTAACTTCCCTTTGCTGCTATATGGTGGGTCTTCCCTCTCTGTGATGTGCCTGTCCTGTTCGCTACACCCCCACCTTGCGTAGCGACTCGCAGCCGTGCAGGTTCTCCACCAGCGTGATGTTGTTCAGGGCGAGGTTCAGGTACTCCAGCTTCTTCAGCTGGTGCAGGTTCTCTATCCTttcaattaaattattttgcagCAGCAGTATTTTTAAGTTTCTGCAGTGGGTGTTAAggaattcaattttttttatttggagCTGGTGCAGGGCCACTTCCTCCAGCTCCTCCAGCAGCCCCTCGTTGTGCTCGCTCTTCCGTTTGATCAGCTCCAAGTCGATCTTCATTTTGGCGGCCCCGATGGGCGGGAGGCAGGCGTGAAAGGATGTGTAGTGTGAAGCTACGCAGGTACGCAGCTATTATGCAGCTATTATGCAGCTATTGTGCATCTATTATGCATCTATTATGCATCtatgtatgtgttttttctctccttttttgttctttcctttttccccctaacGAGGTGTAAATTTCCCCACGTGgccgctcctttttttttttttttttcccttttccgccGCCCCGATTGGGGGTTCACAAGCGCGTATGAAatgaacgttttttttttttttttttttttttctccatttgcTGCCCCCACATTGGGCATTTAACCAACGCGGctgggttaaaaaaatgaaacaaaatgacAACAACGGGGGACCGCAAAACAGCTTCTTTTCACCGGAGGGATGCCCAACTGGAGCTTCGCTAGAGGAACACCAAAAGGGGCGGATACGCATATTGCACCCACGCCGCTTCACGCGAAGGCGCTAACTTGCAGGACGTAGGGGGCCGCTCCCATCGCGCTCGATGAAGCCTTCGCGGCCGGCCTTTTGCTTGCGGCACCTGTAGAAGGCACCAACACGAAGCCACAAACACGAAGCCACGCCCCAAATGATAAGACGAGGAAGGATCGTGGCTACAGCTATAAGCCCCCTTTTCAGCACGAGCAGAAAGGTCCAAACGTCCGTGGGGAGGACCCCCAGGAACAAGCACTCGCCGAACCATCACGATGACTGGAGCCCCCTGAACGACGACCTAAGCTTCCTAAACGATGACATCAAACATAATTTGTACCGGCTAAAATGCAtcgagcagaaaaaaataaaaacggacCGCATTGtgtataagaaaatattaaaggaccttttgaaaaaaaaggaaagtttTGTGGCCAACGATATGGTAGAATTTTTGTATATACTTATGTTTAACGATTTGTACCACCTAGACATAtgctccaattttttttttcatttttataaccGGTGTGTGTGCTCCGGGAGGTACCTGGAGGGTGTGCACGTGAACAGCGTGGTTCACCTGATCTTCTCGTTTTACGTGTTTGAGGGGTATGGCTTCTTGGGGGGGTCAGCAAAGAGGGGCGGCCCCAATATGGGGGTGGCCAATTTGGGGGCCAACCGGGAGACCCCCAAAGTGGTAACCCCCACCACACGGTACCGCGAATACCACCGCAACGAAGCGCACATGAGCTTCCACCTCTACACCCACCTCGCACCATTCATTCACGCGCACATGGAGCACATAAACAAAAGCCACCTGGTTAAGATGTTGCTGGTCCTTTCCCAGTTCACGTCCAACTGGGGCGCCACTGCATTTCTGCAGAGTGAAAGCAGAGAGGAGGCAGAAGAGAAATGCGGCTTGAAAAACGTGGGGATAAATTTATTCCCCCTGATCGAATCCTTCgcagaaaaaattgacataGCGAAGGATATAAAAAGGGCGTATTCCCCAGAAACGATAActgaaaaggaaatgaaaaaaaaaaaaggaaaatactTACACATGATTGATAACTcgagtaaaaattttatttacattgaCGATGAGTCAAATAACAACAAATTGGTatgcctcttctttttcgttttgtcaaaattgtttttccccgtttGTCCGAGTTTCCTCCTACACGGGGGAGGCGCTCTGGAGGGGAGTCTTTCCCccacggggggaaaaaaaaacggggatGGTACGACGGAAGCACACACTCCCTTCTGCACAGATGAAAAGGCAACCCTCAGGagttgcgaaaaaataaaattcaccCTCGTGGATATGTTTATGAGCCATTACAGGCAAGTCGAAATGCGCAATCACGTTTTCTATCGAAACGTAGACACACAGAGGAGCGGCGTGGAAAACTACGAaacgtataaaaataacattttgaagGCCATGCGGAAATATGTTTTCCTTGATGAGATttacagcttgggggtgcaCTACAAGGTGGTGTTTTTCAAGGCCATTTATtcgctgcatttttttcagttcccctttttgcgccaCGTGTATGAGATTCACTCGTATGTGAGCGGCAGCAACGTGGACCACATGGACTACAGCGAGCGGCTGCATTTTAGCGGCGAGGGGGGTGGTGATGGGAGCGGCCATGGGAGTGGTGATGGGAGCGGCGATCTGGAGGGGGAGCGGGCCGAGCCACATCACCCCCAAAAGAGATGCGACGAACGGGCGAAAAACACAATCGTGGAGCTCGCCAAAAGAGGGGACGTCTTCAACAATGCGTACGTAAACCTACTGAACGAAATCGAAGGCGACATAAAAAACTGCTCCCCAGAGGAAGCACTAAACACACTGCTCCAATTGCACTTGCTAAGATTTGTAGACAACCACTTCGTGTTGCCACTCATTTCGAAGCTCTGCAACAGCACTGACAAGCTCCgaaatgaacagaaaaaaaaaatgaacgtgATTATCATGTCCCTGCTATCTTTCCTTTCGCCCCATATTGCTTCCATCGAGTCAATCCAAGCAGGGCCGCTTTGCGACGTGAACGTATTTAACCACACGTACTGCAGCAACGATGTTTATGTGGGACACCTGCAGAGGCTGCGGGAGTTCGTGCAGCTCCTACATGACAAACAGATTTttaagaggaagaggaaggagtTGCTCTCTTGGTCAAACTACAAGTGTGTGTAGGTTAGCGGAAAAACGGGGGCAGGGCGCGCGCGCGGTTCGCACAGTGGGATGCCCACTACTTGCTTTCGGAGCGCAAAGTGGGACAGCAAAGTGGACCCCAGTTTGTACCCCCCCGTGAAGCAGTGGCAACGTTATTACACTTTTTAGCTGGCCCCTTTCaaacagctttttttttttttttttttttttttccgatacaccattttgttcgacttttcgcctgaacggttaataatttttccgAGCAGCTCTCATTTTTAACTccctttttggctttttaccttgctgctcatttttttaccttgcTGCTCATGTTTTTTACCTTGCTGTTCatgctttttcccctctttttcgttctctttttttttttttttttttctgcacacatatgtgcaaaaaattagacataaaaaaaaaaaaaaaaaaaagcaaagcaatgcaatgcaaagcaaagcaaaataaagcaaaatgtaATAAAGCAACGCAACGCAACGCAGTGCAAAGTCCGCTTACCGCAGAAGGGACGCACTTGAATGAGTTCCCTCGGAAGATACGCGGGAAAAAACAAGGGAGTGAATTAAGCGCATTCAGCGTAATTAGCTTACTTTGCCTACTTCGCTTGCCTCGCGCACTGCGCATGGTTGACGCGTCCGGCTCATCTGTCAAAATtgccaaaagggagagaaacCGCGTAGGACACTGCCTTCCGGAGTTAcgttcccccttttttggcttcAGTTTTCTCCACCGCTCGCTCGTGACGGTATCTTTTCGAAGAGAGTGAGCATAGATGACaacgtttgtttttttttctttttttttggctacaCCATATGCTTTTACGTTTACTTTACTTTCGCTTTTACTTTTACGCTTGCACATTTTGAATTGGCCCGAGTGCCTAGAGATATGTTCCGTGTAAAAGAGGGCGCATGTACCACGCGTGCATCGGCGCATACATCAGCGGGTACATCAGCGCGCACATCGGCGCTTACACCAGCACGTACATCAGCGCTTACACCAGTGCATACATCCGTTAACGTACACCTGCATGAGCGTGCGCGTGCTTACACGCATGCATGCATACACTCTTACATGCGCGAGATGCGGCGCGGAAAATAAGCAAAGGCCATTTGGAACGCCCCCAGAATTTTATGCATCTCCCCCTTGCGCTCgcattcttcattttgcgaAGAAGTGGCAGCATATCGTCTTGGCCCCACCAGTCGCAGACTCGGCTTGTGACGAACGAAGCGTTTCGCAAGTCGCTTAAGGCAAGGGAACCCCCTCCATCACATCGTAGCTAGCGCATCGAGTCGTGCGTTGCCACCGCTCGCCGCCGCGCGTGGCGCAACTGTGTTCTTCGTGTGCAGTGCGGCAGCCCAGTTGGCGTCGCGTCGCATCACGTCAAATCGCTTCACATCACATCGGTTCACTTCGTCCGATCGATTCTTTTTCCAGCACGAGAGGGAGCACACCATTTGGGCGAGTGCACGCGCGAGGCCGCACAAGGAGgcgtgaaaataaaatgacacGAGGGAACACCAACTGGAGTGGCAGCAACCGCTTGAGACCAGTCCGTTGAGCTAGCCCACGACTGGAGGGGCGTCCCAAATGGGTGCGCATGTACGTATTTGTGTGTGTGAGTATATACCTGTTTGTGTGTGCGCGTACATACCTGTTactgtgtgtgcatgtacttCAGTGTGTTTATGTACTTCCCTGTGCGTAGGTACCCCCCTGTGCGCGTCCTTTCGTGCATAACTTGGTTATCCGCCGAACGGCGCTGGTGGCCATGTTACGCGCCCAGCCACTCGGCGGGAGAAAGCGAGGAGAGTCGGTGGCTAGCGCGCCCCTGCGCATGGAGAGGGGAAGCAGCGGTTGAGAGGCGCAGCGGTTGGGAAGCGCAGCCGATTAGTTTAGCTGCGTAGCATAGCAGTAAGGGTGCAGCATATGCTCTAGCTCCTGCCAAAGCGGTCAAAGCGGTCAACACTGCCAACACTGCCCAGTTGCGTATGTGTACTCATTCACGTAATTACTTACAGAACCTATTGAGGTGCACGCTCCTTGGGGGGTTCTCCACCGACGAAGTAGATAAGTGCCGGTTTGGTGAGCTTTCCCGCGCGCCAACGAAAACAACCTTGTCTTTTGAACACCCAAGAgatccctcccttttttcatcGCCGCGGAGAAGCGCGTCCGCATAACTGCCCATGCAGAGGAAGACTCCCTGGGTTCCCCTTCACATACACACGTCGAATAGGAGGGTCGGTAACCATGCCTGGCAAGTACGACGATGGAGAGAGCCGCCTAAACGAGTACGAAGTGATAAAAAAGATTGGGAATGGAAGGTTTGGAGAGGTGTTCCTAGTAAAACACAAAAGGACGCAGGAGTTCTTCTGCTGGAAGGCCATATCCTATAGGGGGTTGAAAGAGAGGGAGAAGTCTCAACTAGTAATTGAAGTGAATGTGATGAGGGAGCTAAAGCATAAGAACATTGTCCGGTACATAGACCGCTTCCTAAATAAAGCCAatcaaaaattatacatCCTAATGGAGTTCTGCGACGCAGGGGATTTGTCTCGAAACATACAGAAGTGTTATAAAATGTTTGGGAAGATAGAAGAGCATGCGATTGTAGATATAACGAGGCAGCTACTGCACGCCTTAGCCTATTGCCACAATTTGAAGGATGGACCCAATGGGGAGAGAGTGTTGCATAGAGATTTGAAGccacaaaatatttttctatcaACTGGGATTAGGCACATTGGAAAGATAACAGCTCAAGCGAACAATCTAAATGGAAGGCCAATTGCCAAGATAGGCGATTTTGGGcttagtaaaaatattggCATAGAAAGTATGGCTCACTCATGTGTAGGTACCCCCTACTATTGGTCTCCAGAATTGCTCCTACATGAAACGAAGAGCTATGATGACAAGAGTGACATGTGGGCCCTGGGTTGCATCATCTATGAGCTTTGCTCGGGAAAAACTCCCTTTCATAAGGCCAATAACTTTTCGCAACTCATTTCCGAGTTGAAGAGGGGCCCAGAATTGCCCATCAAGGGGAAGTCCAAGGAGCTCAACATTTTGATCAAAAATTTGCTCAGCTTGTCTGCGAAGGAGCGGCCCAGCGCGCTGCAGTGCCTGGGCTATCAGATCATAAAGAACGTGGGCCCCCCGGTGGGAGCGGCGGGTGTGGGAGCAGGCGTAGGTGCCGCCCCCGGCGCCGTCGCGCGGAGAAACCCGTCCAAGGAACACCCCACCCTGCAGCTAGCCGCCATGGAAAAGGCCAAACACGCGGAAGCGGCCAATTATGGCCTTTCCCCTAACACCCTGATGAACCAGCGGAATGAGGAGcagcgggggaggagaagctccAGCTGCGCCAGCAGGCAGAGCGCCAACAACGTTACGAATATTACGAGCATTACGAGTGTTACGAGTGTTGCGAGTGTTGCCAGTGTTGCGAGTGTTCCTAGCAAGGATGAGAGGAAGTACCCCCAGGAGGGGGCCACCCACTGTCACGCGGTTAATGGGCACTACGGCGGCCGCGTAGACAAGGGCCACGCGGAGAGGGCCCGCATCGAAAAGGAGAGCGCGCAAAGGAAGGCCCTGGAGATGAAGATCCTGGAGAAGAAGCGGCTCGAGCGGGAGAGGGTGGAAAGGGAGCGCGTGGAGCGGGAGCGCATGGAGCGAATCGAAAGAGAGCGCTTGGAACGGGAGCGGCTGGAAAGAGAGCGGTTGGAAAGAGAGCGGTTGGAACGGGATCGCTTGGACCGCCTCGAACGGGACCGCCTCGAGCGAGACCGGTTGGAGAAGGCGCGGCGCAGCTCGTACTTCCTCAAAGGCATGGAGAATGGGCCCAGCGGAGGAGGCGGACCGGGCGACGGACCCGGCGTGGGTGCCGGCGTGGGTGCCGGCGTGGGTACCAGCGACGGCAGGAGTCACAGCGGTGTGCGCAGCGGCATACACAGC contains:
- a CDS encoding hypothetical protein, conserved (encoded by transcript PVX_124035A) yields the protein MKIDLELIKRKSEHNEGLLEELEEVALHQLQIKKIEFLNTHCRNLKILLLQNNLIERIENLHQLKKLEYLNLALNNITLVENLHGCESLRKLDLTLNFIDVLSIEASVKNLKRNENLRELYLMGNPCAKWQHLKLFVVLHLEQLQVLDGSDILTSDRIMARQRSETVRNSLQDEREKQKQKGSGHSEHYDSINQRKEIYEEIEREEVQNAQTDERKGRPPRDVPPVYTDEGDIRQCNEGHYKFLFDEYSSSKHTLLKLFLPKYLCSSLIQVDVNVHYVRCVIKDKLFQVKLSDAVLTDLTKISRKKYTGELHIKMTKKSYKGNKIFEGDSISEGGAPPRSSSTASASSASSASSTSSASSSSSASSTASFFKKEYPIHANRRRRAASSSLALPSEAKGDFLLQAKETKYSSSVVKAIPSLEKIPKSSLPNMEMAPYHK
- a CDS encoding hypothetical protein, conserved (encoded by transcript PVX_124040A); this translates as MIRRGRIVATAISPLFSTSRKVQTSVGRTPRNKHSPNHHDDWSPLNDDLSFLNDDIKHNLYRLKCIEQKKIKTDRIVYKKILKDLLKKKESFVANDMVEFLYILMFNDLYHLDICSNFFFHFYNRCVCSGRYLEGVHVNSVVHLIFSFYVFEGYGFLGGSAKRGGPNMGVANLGANRETPKVVTPTTRYREYHRNEAHMSFHLYTHLAPFIHAHMEHINKSHLVKMLLVLSQFTSNWGATAFLQSESREEAEEKCGLKNVGINLFPLIESFAEKIDIAKDIKRAYSPETITEKEMKKKKGKYLHMIDNSSKNFIYIDDESNNNKLVCLFFFVLSKLFFPVCPSFLLHGGGALEGSLSPTGGKKNGDGTTEAHTPFCTDEKATLRSCEKIKFTLVDMFMSHYRQVEMRNHVFYRNVDTQRSGVENYETYKNNILKAMRKYVFLDEIYSLGVHYKVVFFKAIYSLHFFQFPFLRHVYEIHSYVSGSNVDHMDYSERLHFSGEGGGDGSGHGSGDGSGDLEGERAEPHHPQKRCDERAKNTIVELAKRGDVFNNAYVNLLNEIEGDIKNCSPEEALNTLLQLHLLRFVDNHFVLPLISKLCNSTDKLRNEQKKKMNVIIMSLLSFLSPHIASIESIQAGPLCDVNVFNHTYCSNDVYVGHLQRLREFVQLLHDKQIFKRKRKELLSWSNYKCV